In Chitinophaga oryzae, the sequence AATTACAGGGATAAAAATAGCGATTCCTGCGAAAACTGCAAATTATTTGCAACTATTTTGCGGTAAGAATGCAAAAATTTAGCGTAACAAAAAGCTAACATCAACACAAACAATTAAAAATCAACAAAAAACATCAAAACAAAAAGCGCAGAAAAATTATTTATCTTCCAAAAGTGCAAAATTCTACCGGTTCTGTTATTTTTGTTGCTGACCCATGTTATGGCCATGCAAAAAAGGGGCGGTGCGTTTTTTGCATATGCCCGTTTTTTTGTCTATCATCACCCTTTGAATTTATCAGATGCTATGGATAGTATGAACACACAGGACCAGATCCCCCCGGTTTCCCTCACGAAAAAGTCCAGGAAACAGCTTATCATTCAGCAGGTAAACATCCATACCCGGATTACCTACAGTGAACTGGTGAGCCTGATCAATGTTTCGGAAGACACCATCCGCCGGGATGTGAACGAGCTGGCAGACGACGGGGAAGTAGTGAAGATAAAAGGGGGCGCCATGTCCATCGCCTATCATTATGGCCATGAGTCGGAGACCTATGCGCAGACCAACAAACTGGTCATCGCCGAAAAGGCGCTGCAACTGCTGCGCGACGACATGATCGTGCTCATCGGCGGTGGCACCACCATCCGCGAATTCATCAAGAAAATACCACCCTCCTTAAGGGCTACCTTTATTACGGTCAACGTACTGTCGGCCGTGGAACTGCTGGACAAACCCATGATCAAAACCATCGTCATCGGTGGCCAGATCTCCGCCTACAGCCAGATGACCGTCAGCGGCGAAGTATTCGAGTACCTGTCCAATATCAAAGCCGACCTCTGTATCATCGGCACCAACGCCATAGACCCGGTCAACGGCCTTACCGACGCCGACTGGGAAACCATCCAGGTAAAAAAAGCCATGATCAAGGCCGCCGACAAAGTGGCCATCCTCGCTATCTCAGAAAAACTCAACAGCTCCATGAAAATGAAGATCGCCGATCTTCAGGATATCCATTACCTCATCACCGAATTGCCGGCCGGCAGCGAAGCCCTGCAAGGGTATAAAGCCAAAAACCTGGAAATATTATAGCCTCCCCTGCCCCCCGGCGCACCAGTCCCATCCCGGGGCAGGAATCAATTTCCTGCCTGCAGGCACGGTCATGGCCTTATGCCACGTCACCGGCATTCGTTTCCCGCACCGTGTTCCATTCGCCGCATCGCTCATATATTTTTTCATCCCCCAGGGCTTATGCCCTGGGCTATGATGTTGTTCAGGTTCTTTGGCCGATAGAATGACTTTGGAATGACAATTTCCTTTTGCTTTTTTATCTTACCTGACTGCTTTTGTCATGCAGGTTGTTTTAAGAATAATGTTGATTGTCAATTATTTATAAAAAATAAAGATGTTTTGAATACGAAACAATAATTATGGTTTTACACTTCTTTTTAGAAAAAATATGACAATCATAAAAATATCTGGAGATTTTTTAAGAATTTAGCGCCTACCTTTAAAATTATGAAAATGAGCAAAATACCCGCTACCTTATTTGACAAAGTATGGGATTCGCATGCGGTCAGGAAAATCGAAGACGGTCCTGATGTGTTGTTTATCGACCGTCACTTCATTCATGAAGTAACCAGCCCGGTAGCCTTTCTGGGCCTGGAGAACAGGGGACTGAGCGTGATGTTCCCCGAAAAAACATTTGCAACAGCCGATCACAATACGCCTACTATTAACCAGCACCTGCCGGTACAGGACCCGCTTTCCGCCAATCAGCTGAAAGCGCTGGAATCCAATACCGCTAAATATGGTATCTCCCACTGGGGACTGGGCAATCCCCGCAATGGCATCGTGCACGTGGTAGGACCGGAAAATGGCATCACCCTGCCGGGCATGACCATCGTATGTGGCGACTCTCACACCTCCACCCACGGTGCTTTTGGCGCTATCGCCTTCGGCATCGGCACTTCCGAAGTGGAAATGGTGCTCTCCTCCCAGTGCATCATGCAGCAGAAACCAAAGAAAATGCGTATAACCGTTACCGGCAGCACCGGTAAAGGCATTACTCCTAAAGACGTTACCCTCTACATCATCTCTCAGCTCACCGCTGCCGGCGCCACCGGTTACTTCGTGGAATATGCCGGTGAAGTATTTGAAAAGATGAGCATGGAAGGGCGTATGACTGTCTGCAACATGAGCATCGAAATGGGCGCCCGCGGCGGCATCATCGCGCCGGACGAAACCACCTTCGCTTATATCAAGGGCCGCGAGAAAGCCCCGCAGGGAGCTGCCTGGGATAACGCTCTCGCCTATTGGAAAACACTAAAAACCGAAGAAGGCGCCACCTTCGATAAAGAATATACTTTCAACGCCGCCGACATCGAACCGATGATCACCTACGGCACCAACCCCGGCATGGGCATGGGCATCACCCAGCGTATCCCGGTAGCGCAGGAAGCCGGCGGCAGCGCAGCCAGCTACGAAAAATCCCTGCAATACATGGGCTTCCAGGAACAGGAACCGATGCTGGGCAAAAAAGTAGACTACGTATTCATCGGCAGCTGCACCAACGGCCGCATAGAAGACTTCCGCGCTTTTGCCTCCGTAGTGAAAGGACGCAAAAAAGCAGAAGGCGTAACCGCCTGGATCGTTCCGGGATCACACATCGTAGAGCAACAGATCCGTGAAGAAGGTATCCTCGATATCCTCACCGCCGCCGGCTTCGAGCTGCGCCAGCCCGGATGCTCCGCCTGCCTCGCCATGAACGACGACAAAGTGCCGGCCGGCAAATACGCTGTCAGCACCAGCAACCGCAACTTCGAAGGCCGCCAGGGCCCCGGCTCCCGCACCATGCTCGCCAGCCCGCTGGTAGCCGCCGCTGCCGCCGTTACCGGCGTAGTCACCGACCCGCGGGAACTGATCTGATATCACTTTACCATCATCCAACAACACAAACAACAACATGGCTTACGATAAATTTACGGTCCTGAAAAGCACCGCTGTGCCGATGCCGATCGAAAATGTGGACACCGACCAGATCATTCCCGCCCGCTTCCTCAAAGCGACCGAACGCAAAGGATTTGGCGATAACCTGTTCCGTGACTGGCGCTATAACGCCGACGGCTCTCCGAAAAATGATTTCGTTTTAAATAACCCCATCTATTCCGGTAAAATACTGGTCGGCGGTAAAAACTTCGGCAGCGGCTCCAGCCGCGAACACGCCGCCTGGGCCATCTACGACTACGGCTTCCGTTGCGTAGTGTCCAGCTTCTTTGCCGATATCTTCAAAAACAACGCGCTCAACATCGGTATCCTGCCGGTACAGGTAAGCCCGGAGTTCTTACATAAAATCTTTACCGCCATTGAAGCCGATCCTAAAGCAGAACTGGTGGTTGACCTCCCGGCACAAACCATCACCATCTCCGCCACCGGCGAAAGCGAATCGTTCGATATCAACAGCTACAAAAAGCACAACATGACCAACGGTTATGACGATATCGACTATCTGCAGGCCATGAAAGAAGACATCAAATCCTTCGCGGCCAAGAGCATGTATTAACGTTAATTCATCCGCCTTATGCCAGTACCGCAGCGCTACATTGAAATAATGGACACCACCCTCCGCGACGGTGAACAGACCAGTGGTGTATCCTTTTCACCCTCGGAAAAACTGACCATCGCCCAGGTCCTGCTCACGGAAGTAAAAGTGGACAGGATAGAAATTGCCTCCGCCCGCGTGTCGGAAGGCGAACTGGCGGCCGTGAAAGCCATTACCAAATGGGCGAAGATGCACGGCCTCCTGCACAAAGTGGAAGTGCTCACCTTCGTTGACGGCGACGTGTCTGTACAATGGATGTTGCAGGCCGGCGCCAAAGTGATGAACCTCCTCACCAAAGGTTCACTCAACCATCTCACCCACCAGCTGAAGAAAAAGCCCGCAGAACACTTCGCGGAAGTAGGCGAAGTCATCGCCCTCGCCCGCAAAAAAGGGCTGGAGTGCAACGTGTACCTCGAAGACTGGAGCAACGGCATGCGCCACTCCCGCGACTACGTATACCAATACCTCGACTTCCTGCAACACCAGCCGGTAAAACGCGTGATGCTCCCCGATACCCTCGGCGTACTCACTCCCGGCGAAGTACAGGAATATATCAGCGACATTGTGCAACGCTACCCGCAGCTGCACTTCGACTTCCACGCCCATAACGACTACGACCTCGGCACCGCCAACGTACTGGAAGGCGTGAAAGCCGGCGCACACGGCATCCACCTCACTATCAACGGGATGGGCGAAAGAGCGGGCAACGCGCCTCTCGCCAGCGCCATCGCTGTACTCAACGATTTTCTCCCAGGCGTGAAAACAGCCGTGTCAGAGAAATCACTCTACAGCGCCAGCAAACTGGTGGAGACGTTCTCAGGTATCCGCATCCCGGCCAACAAACCGGTGGTAGGCGCCAACGTGTTCACCCAGACCGCCGGCATCCATGCCGACGGCGACAAGAAGAACAAACTGTATTTCAGCGACCTGATGCCGGAACGCTTCGGACGTCAACGCCTGTACGCACTGGGCAAAACCAGCGGCAAGGCCAACATCGAAAACAACCTGCAACAGCTCGGCATACAGTTGTCCGACGCCAACCTGAAAAAAGTGACCCAGCGCATCATCGAACTGGGCGATAAAAAGGAAGTCGTTACACAGGCCGATCTCCCCTACATCATCTCGGATATCCTCGACAGCAGCCGGATAGAGGAAAAGGTGAAAATAGAAAACTATGTGCTCACCCATTCCAAAAACCTCCACCCTTCTGTGACCCTTAGAATATCTGTAGACGGGGAACTTTTTGAAGAACATTCCCAGGGCGACGGTCAGTACGACGCGTTTATGAACGCCCTGAAAATCGTCTATAAAAAGAAAAAACGGGAACTGCCGGTACTCACGGACTATTCCGTGCATATCCCTCCCGGCGGTAAGAGCGATGCGCTGTGCGAAACCATTATCACCTGGAGCTTC encodes:
- the leuC gene encoding 3-isopropylmalate dehydratase large subunit, with translation MSKIPATLFDKVWDSHAVRKIEDGPDVLFIDRHFIHEVTSPVAFLGLENRGLSVMFPEKTFATADHNTPTINQHLPVQDPLSANQLKALESNTAKYGISHWGLGNPRNGIVHVVGPENGITLPGMTIVCGDSHTSTHGAFGAIAFGIGTSEVEMVLSSQCIMQQKPKKMRITVTGSTGKGITPKDVTLYIISQLTAAGATGYFVEYAGEVFEKMSMEGRMTVCNMSIEMGARGGIIAPDETTFAYIKGREKAPQGAAWDNALAYWKTLKTEEGATFDKEYTFNAADIEPMITYGTNPGMGMGITQRIPVAQEAGGSAASYEKSLQYMGFQEQEPMLGKKVDYVFIGSCTNGRIEDFRAFASVVKGRKKAEGVTAWIVPGSHIVEQQIREEGILDILTAAGFELRQPGCSACLAMNDDKVPAGKYAVSTSNRNFEGRQGPGSRTMLASPLVAAAAAVTGVVTDPRELI
- a CDS encoding alpha-isopropylmalate synthase regulatory domain-containing protein, with product MPVPQRYIEIMDTTLRDGEQTSGVSFSPSEKLTIAQVLLTEVKVDRIEIASARVSEGELAAVKAITKWAKMHGLLHKVEVLTFVDGDVSVQWMLQAGAKVMNLLTKGSLNHLTHQLKKKPAEHFAEVGEVIALARKKGLECNVYLEDWSNGMRHSRDYVYQYLDFLQHQPVKRVMLPDTLGVLTPGEVQEYISDIVQRYPQLHFDFHAHNDYDLGTANVLEGVKAGAHGIHLTINGMGERAGNAPLASAIAVLNDFLPGVKTAVSEKSLYSASKLVETFSGIRIPANKPVVGANVFTQTAGIHADGDKKNKLYFSDLMPERFGRQRLYALGKTSGKANIENNLQQLGIQLSDANLKKVTQRIIELGDKKEVVTQADLPYIISDILDSSRIEEKVKIENYVLTHSKNLHPSVTLRISVDGELFEEHSQGDGQYDAFMNALKIVYKKKKRELPVLTDYSVHIPPGGKSDALCETIITWSFGNKEFKTRGLDSDQTVSAIKATQKMLNLI
- the leuD gene encoding 3-isopropylmalate dehydratase small subunit, giving the protein MAYDKFTVLKSTAVPMPIENVDTDQIIPARFLKATERKGFGDNLFRDWRYNADGSPKNDFVLNNPIYSGKILVGGKNFGSGSSREHAAWAIYDYGFRCVVSSFFADIFKNNALNIGILPVQVSPEFLHKIFTAIEADPKAELVVDLPAQTITISATGESESFDINSYKKHNMTNGYDDIDYLQAMKEDIKSFAAKSMY
- a CDS encoding DeoR/GlpR family DNA-binding transcription regulator, with product MDSMNTQDQIPPVSLTKKSRKQLIIQQVNIHTRITYSELVSLINVSEDTIRRDVNELADDGEVVKIKGGAMSIAYHYGHESETYAQTNKLVIAEKALQLLRDDMIVLIGGGTTIREFIKKIPPSLRATFITVNVLSAVELLDKPMIKTIVIGGQISAYSQMTVSGEVFEYLSNIKADLCIIGTNAIDPVNGLTDADWETIQVKKAMIKAADKVAILAISEKLNSSMKMKIADLQDIHYLITELPAGSEALQGYKAKNLEIL